One genomic segment of Tubulanus polymorphus chromosome 4, tnTubPoly1.2, whole genome shotgun sequence includes these proteins:
- the LOC141904222 gene encoding DCN1-like protein 3, producing MGKCFSCEEQNRSSVQNGQTRTVSGSSRQPSRSSVGLPVTVIRKPGTYETKVQIPPTDPNYTTFTTVTTTTTATTVETDRKSASTASVMFGQYPKLPIRKLSGGESKRFSLPNENRINALYEQYKEPDEEFILAEGIERFCRDLDVKPDEFRVLVLAWKFQAETMCRFTRGEFVNGFKTLKVDSIKGIQSKFPEMLQEVKNKDAFKEFYRWTFKFGLDADVGQRTLPVDIAKALWHLVFINDELPILKRWLNFLDDHPGIRGISKDTWDMFLNFVEVVGDDLSTYDDTEAWPSLFDDFVEYENDRENQNFEPNKQNLDLYRDEETC from the coding sequence ATGGGCAAGTGTTTTTCTTGTGAGGAGCAAAATCGAAGCAGTGTCCAGAATGGTCAAACACGGACCGTCAGCGGCTCCTCTCGGCAGCCTTCACGTTCATCTGTAGGATTACCGGTGACCGTTATCAGAAAACCTGGAACCTACGAAACTAAAGTTCAAATACCGCCAACCGATCCGAATTATACGACTTTTACTACCGTTACCACGACAACGACGGCTACGACTGTCGAAACCGATCGTAAATCGGCGTCGACGGCGAGCGTCATGTTCGGGCAGTATCCGAAATTGCCGATCCGTAAACTGAGCGGAGGTGAGTCGAAACGATTCTCTTTGCCGaacgaaaatagaatcaacgCTTTATACGAACAATATAAAGAACCGGACGAGGAGTTCATCCTCGCGGAGGGCATCGAGAGATTCTGTCGGGACCTAGACGTGAAACCGGACGAGTTTCGAGTTCTGGTGCTCGCCTGGAAGTTCCAGGCGGAGACGATGTGTCGATTCACGCGCGGCGAATTCGTCAATGGTTTCAAAACTCTTAAAGTCGATTCGATCAAAGGAATTCAGTCCAAATTCCCCGAGATGTTGCAGGAAGTGAAAAATAAAGACGCGTTTAAGGAGTTTTATCGTTGGACGTTTAAATTCGGTCTCGATGCCGACGTCGGTCAGCGGACTTTACCGGTGGATATCGCGAAGGCGCTCTGGCACTTAGTGTTCATTAACGACGAATTACCGATTCTAAAACGCTGGCTCAATTTCCTCGACGACCATCCGGGGATACGCGGCATATCGAAGGACACGTGGGACatgtttttaaatttcgtGGAAGTTGTCGGTGACGATCTGAGCACGTACGACGACACCGAGGCGTGGCCGAGTTTATTCGACGATTTCGTCGAGTACGAAAATGACCGCGAAAACCAGAACTTCGAACCGAATAAACAGAATTTGGATTTGTACCGAGATGAGGAAACGTGTTAG
- the LOC141904082 gene encoding uncharacterized protein LOC141904082 — protein sequence MKLNLEKLVKKVIFEELNRLDAFLTEDDVKALLLEDGANRPARTSIVGYPPCPFYKELSRALERWLEEKVCPVSDLPSYPLLDEQHYISEREAKFREVQYLLEGLSTLWNHWNEEEKQYRLRTIFQVIGRRGLLDLLGLRKTVGSQDLFPPSRKLLEDTFNALHSEKAQLTVGARALAKHGHRDQSSSWWGISSGSEVTKNEHANSVMTKIFDGATWINIHQLPQQINIIEVRHADGYGARWSFDGKSFRGFLEPQMEGGHEVGWRH from the exons atgaaattaaatttggaAAAACTTGTGAAAAAA GTTATTTTTGAAGAGTTGAACAGACTGGATGCATTCTTAACTGAAGATGATGTGAAAGCTCTTCTGCTTGAAGACGGTGCAAATCGACCAGCTCGAACTTCAATCGTAGGATACCCACCGTGTCCATTCTATAAAGAATTATCCAGagctcttgaaagatggctgGAAGAGAA AGTTTGCCCAGTTTCTGATTTACCAAGCTACCCATTATTGGATGAACAGCACTATATTTCTGAAAG AGAAGCTAAATTTCGTGAGGTTCAATATCTATTGGAAGGATTATCGACTCTTTGGAATCACTGGAACGAAGAGGAAAAGCAATATCGATTGAGAACAATATTCCAG GTTATTGGTAGAAGGGGTTTACTCGATTTACTCGGTTTGCGTAAAACTGTCGGGAGTCAAGATCTATTTCCACCATCACGAAAACTATTAGAGGATACGTTCAATGCTTTACACAG TGAGAAGGCGCAGTTAACAGTTGGAGCTAGAGCCCTGGCTAAACATGGTCATCGAGATCAGTCATCGAGCTGGTGGGGAATTTCTTCTGGTT CTGAAGTAACTAAGAATGAACACGCAAATTCTGTGATGACAAAGATATTTGATGGGGCTACATGGATCAACATACATCAACTACCG CAACAAATAAACATCATTGAAGTTCGACATGCTGATG GATATGGTGCAAGATGGTCGTTCGATGGTAAATCATTCCGGGGTTTTCTAGAGCCGCAGATGGAAGGAGGTCATGAAGTCGGTTGGAGGCATTGA
- the LOC141904023 gene encoding ADP-ribosylation factor-like protein 4C: MGSGASSLLESLTGGHPVRVVMLGLDSAGKSTVLYRMKFDQYTNTVPTIGFNCEKVKGQSGKAKGVNFMVWDVGGQDKLRPLWRSYTRSADGIVFVVDSVDVERMEEARLELIKTIRIPDNASVPVIIMANKQDLPGAQEPHEMEKIMALHELGPGHLWQIMPTCAINGEGLNEAMEVFYNMILKRRKAMKHGKTTKRK; this comes from the coding sequence ATGGGATCGGGAGCTAGTTCATTATTAGAAAGCCTAACAGGCGGTCACCCGGTACGCGTAGTCATGCTCGGATTAGATTCAGCCGGAAAATCCACTGTTTTATATCGTATGAAGTTCGACCAGTATACGAACACCGTTCCTACAATCGGATTTAACTGCGAAAAAGTGAAAGGACAAAGCGGTAAAGCGAAGGGCGTTAATTTCATGGTTTGGGACGTCGGCGGTCAGGATAAACTACGTCCGTTATGGAGGTCGTATACGCGGTCGGCGGACGGTATCGTGTTCGTCGTTGATAGCGTCGACGTCGAACGTATGGAGGAAGCTCGTCTCGAACTAATCAAAACGATCCGTATCCCGGACAACGCGTCGGTACCGGTGATTATCATGGCTAACAAACAGGATCTGCCGGGCGCGCAGGAACCGCACGAGATGGAGAAAATAATGGCGTTACACGAACTCGGTCCCGGGCATTTATGGCAGATTATGCCGACGTGCGCGATCAACGGCGAAGGCTTAAACGAAGCGATGGAAGttttttataatatgatattgaaaaggCGTAAAGCGATGAAACACGGTAAAACAACGAAACGAAAATAA
- the LOC141904253 gene encoding small ribosomal subunit protein mS34-like, with protein sequence MSTPIKYIGRSARDYYGKTLFEILCQLKGFGVGRMVIRESTHFKYSEPSYYIVKDVVPKMSDNTRRSGYAMMDFTFRGVPMGVKKICSGYKPDWRLVAKHEEEQIKKNDAPVRDKRIAPSTTKFPPLMEKMILRDLEKMGKEVTTAPVLKISIRQTDFNYVVQDSNLSTS encoded by the exons ATGTCGACACCAATTAAATATATCGGAAGAAGCGCTCGAGATTATTACGGAAAAACGTTGTTTGAAATTCTGTGTCAACTGAAAGGGTTCGGAGTTGGTAGAATGGTCATTAGAGAATCGACTCACTTCAAATACTCGGAACCGAGTTATTACATAGTCAAAGACGTCGTTCCCAAGATGTCTGATAAT acCCGGCGTTCCGGTTACGCGATGATGGATTTCACATTTCGAGGCGTTCCGATGGGCGTGAAGAAAATCTGCTCCGGTTACAAACCGGACTGGCGTCTAGTCGCGAAACACGAGGAAGAACAGATTAAGAAAAATGATGCCCCGGTGAGAGATAAGAGAATTGCGCCTTCAACGACTAAATTCCCGCCTCTtatggaaaaaatgattttaagagatttagaaaaaatgggTAAAGAAGTGACGACTGCACCGGTTCTGAAAATCTCCATTAGACAAACTGATTTTAATTACGTTGTTCAAGATTCTAATTTATCTACAAGTTGA